A stretch of DNA from Thalassospiraceae bacterium LMO-SO8:
GGTGCGACGCTGAGCACCGTGATCAGCAGCAGCATCTGGATGATGCGGCCCGTGGTGTCGCCGCCTTGTTCCCCCAGGTCGAGGGAGATCGATTGCGCGAGCGCCGGCGGGCTGAGAAGGGACAGCCCCAGGTAGATCGCACAGGCGGCGCCGATCACCGCCAGGATCATCACCAGGGGATGGGCGAGGGGATTGCGCCGCCGCCGCGTGAAGATGCGCCGCATCTGCCCGTCGTTCGTCATGACCGGCCCTCTGTACTGTCGTCGGCGGCCGGCAAGGCGGCGGTGGCCAGCGCCTGTCTGAAATCCGTGCCTTGGCCGGCGATGCCGGTTTCGATGAGCAACTCTGACGTGGGACCGATCAGCAGCAGGTGTTCCGTGTCGTCGCGGCGGACCAGGATCAGGCGGCGGCGGCCGTCAAGGGGAGTTACTTCCACGATGCCCAGGCGCCGGTTGTTGGCGCGCTTGATGGCCGCGGCCGGAAAGCCCCAGCCGGCGCGACGCGCCATGGCGGCAAACAGGGCGATCAGGCCGATCACGAAAATCAGCGCGAGGATGAAGCGGAAATAACCGCCCATGTCCATATCCATGGCTCTATTCCTTGCCCGTTTCACCGTCAGCCGGGTCAAGGCCGGCGTCGGCGCGGATTTGATCTTCGAGACGGTTGAGGTTCGAGACCATCTTTTCCAGGCGTAGGCGGATGCTGTCCGGATCCGATGACGCGAGCGCCATGGTGCGGACGTTTTCGCAAATCCAGGCGACCCGCTCGCCCAAGGGCGTCATGTCCAGAAACTCGCCACCCGCAAGGGCCCGGCGGGCGTTCAGGATCATGGATTCGACCTCGGTCATGGCCGTTTCCAGGGACGCGGGCGGAGCATCGCCGCCGTTTGTATTGTCGTGGTCGCTCATGGGTGGGCATCTCCCATCCATTCGCGCACGACGTCTTCGCGGCTTTTACCAGCCAGATCGTCGGTGCTGTTGGCGCGGTAAAGATAAATCAGAATTTCGGCCACGGCGGCGAAGGCCTCGACGGGGATTTCTTCTTCCATGTCGATCGTGGCCAGAAGCTGGGCAAGGTCCGCGTCCTCACGCACTTTGATGCCGTTCGCGAAGGCGATCTGCAAAATCTGTTCGGCCAAACGGCCGCGCCCGCCCGCGACCACGGTGGGCGCCATGCCCGGCAGGGCCCCTTCGGCCAGGGCCACGGCCAGCGCATCCTTGGTTGCCGGAATGCGCTGGAAGTTCGCTTGCGGACCGTCGTTATCGGTCGGGTCTTTGGGGGTATCTGCGTTCACGTGCCGCTGGTCCCGTTCGCGTGGCAAGGTCTGAAGGTCGGCAAGAATTGCCGGATTCGTCCGATCCTAAAGGTCCCCGGTTTAACAAATGATTACAGTGGGGCCGGTTTTCCGTTTCGGAATCAGACGTTTAATGACCGGCTTGGACGATTG
This window harbors:
- a CDS encoding flagellar biosynthetic protein FliO → MDMDMGGYFRFILALIFVIGLIALFAAMARRAGWGFPAAAIKRANNRRLGIVEVTPLDGRRRLILVRRDDTEHLLLIGPTSELLIETGIAGQGTDFRQALATAALPAADDSTEGRS
- a CDS encoding EscU/YscU/HrcU family type III secretion system export apparatus switch protein produces the protein MAVALAEGALPGMAPTVVAGGRGRLAEQILQIAFANGIKVREDADLAQLLATIDMEEEIPVEAFAAVAEILIYLYRANSTDDLAGKSREDVVREWMGDAHP